The following proteins come from a genomic window of Doryrhamphus excisus isolate RoL2022-K1 chromosome 12, RoL_Dexc_1.0, whole genome shotgun sequence:
- the cmtr2 gene encoding cap-specific mRNA (nucleoside-2'-O-)-methyltransferase 2, with protein sequence MNSGNGTRKKVGRQHQHQHQVSKMTACDAETLTEINGLFSKFKTYVKPSNGEWCLPNTSVTFRHSAKVQNCHLQALKVSLNAVKNQLSDKNIQVWHQHTNSTNRAGKVIAAVRSTGNAEICTQAWCKFYEILGTFSPLPEVALHSGELNTVHLCEAPGAFISALNHYIKTNKSTRYCDWSWGANTLNPYHEANAGGTTIADDRLIANTLPWWFFGSDNTGDIMVQKHLLELQTFVANMRRVDLVTADGSIDCQENPDEQEALVAPLHYCEVTAALLLLSPSGSFVLKMFTLYEHSSICLLYLLNCCFRSVSVFKPATSKAGNSEVYVVCLDYNNKEAVRPLLSKLIRNYGPYLAERDALFPESSIPASFLTQHEELCLYFHTLQVDTITENLRLFEGMSAEQRERLDYIRDFTAQEYLQRFQVTFLPRSRWISRNTISPACCRVSAGHPLGQKKQTGSFNERRKLQSLSWRDRVERGCHARWIQQHSSATDGVACVLQGPLIGYHVDSWYVIVGAALPAVKNSPFCPGLLLNHLNETQVSSSENSRTADLNQLSPCESCHVFSATSILSDTAGLCSDNESNKKKRQCLVFGSRSMWETSGDLNGDLVVTFPSECPNPQGGCSILHDAEPQYQHQLVSCIVLSLQRLTSGDALLLPVSSALTRVSAALVFCLHACFRYMTFRSPPPSGLVGAVLVCVGFCPQAASQILPVLLDVQNCISGLLKGNDTGQSQSKCDTQVLQFVPMDEMLTGGLTDFLWTMNSEIIRHRLHLLMQA encoded by the exons ATGAACTCAGGCAATGGCACCAGGAAGAAAGTTGGCaggcagcatcagcatcagcatcaagTGAGCAAGATGACGGCTTGTGATGCTGAAACGCTGACTGAGATTAATGGTCTATTCAGTAAATTTAAAACCTATGTCAAACCGTCCAACGGCGAGTGGTGCCTCCCAAATACCAGCGTCACCTTCAGACATTCTGCAAAAGTTCAAAATTGCCACCTTCAAGCCCTGAAGGTGTCACTTAATGCTGTGAAGAACCAGCTCAGTGATAAGAACATCCAAGTGTGGCATCAGCACACCAACTCCACCAACCGTGCTGGGAAGGTCATCGCCGCCGTGCGATCCACTGGCAACGCAGAAATCTGTACTCAGGCTTGGTGCAAGTTCTATGAGATCCTTGGAACCTTCTCTCCTCTTCCTGAGGTGGCACTCCACTCCGGGGAACTAAACACGGTTCACCTGTGTGAAGCGCCTGGGGCTTTCATAAGTGCGCTGAACCACTACATCAAAACCAACAAGTCAACACGCTACTGTGACTGGAGCTGGGGTGCCAACACGCTCAACCCATACCATGAGGCCAACGCCGGAGGCACGACCATCGCAGATGATCGGTTAATCGCCAACACTCTGCCATGGTGGTTCTTTGGCTCAGATAACACGGGCGACATCATGGTCCAGAAGCACCTCCTGGAATTGCAGACATTTGTAGCGAACATGCGCAGAGTTGATCTGGTAACGGCAGATGGTAGTATTGACTGTCAAGAGAACCCCGATGAGCAAGAGGCACTGGTGGCACCATTGCATTACTGCGAGGTCACTGCCGCTTTGCTGCTTCTGAGCCCCAGCGGCTCCTTTGTGCTTAAAATGTTCACCCTGTACGAACACTCTTCCATCTGCTTGCTCTACCTGCTCAACTGCTGTTTCCGCTCTGTCAGCGTCTTCAAACCTGCTACGAGCAAAGCCGGGAACTCTGAGGTTTACGTTGTTTGCCTCGACTACAACAACAAGGAAGCTGTGAGGCCCCTGCTCTCCAAACTCATTCGGAATTACGGACCATATCTAGCGGAAAGGGATGCGCTTTTCCCAGAATCCTCAATCCCAGCGTCATTCCTCACACAGCATGAGGAGTTGTGCCTGTACTTTCACACTCTGCAGGTGGACACCATCACAGAAAACTTGAGATTGTTTGAAGGAATGAGCGCAGAGCAGAGGGAGAGGCTTGATTACATCAGGGATTTTACGGCTCAGGAATACCTGCAACGATTCCAG GTTACGTTCCTCCCTCGAAGTCGATGGATCTCCCGTAACACCATCAGCCCCGCCTGCTGTCGCGTCTCTGCAGGCCACCCTCTGGGACAGAAGAAGCAAACAGGCTCCTTCAATGAGCGGAGGAAATTGCAATCCCTGAGCTGGAGGGATCGCGTGGAGAGGGGTTGCCATGCCAGATGGATACAGCAACACAGCAGTGCAACCGATGGGGTGGCCTGTGTGCTGCAAGGACCCCTGATTGGCTATCATGTGGATTCCTGGTATGTTATTGTCGGTGCTGCACTGCCTGCAGTCAAAAACTCTCCATTCTGTCCTGGACTCTTGTTAAATCACTTGAATGAAACCCAGGTGTCTTCATCTGAAAACTCTCGAACAGCAGACTTGAATCAGCTGTCTCCCTGTGAGTCATGCCACGTGTTTAGTGCCACCTCCATTTTGTCGGACACGGCAGGTCTTTGCAGTGACAATGAAAGCAACAAAAAGAAAAGGCAGTGTCTGGTGTTTGGCAGCCGTTCGATGTGGGAAACTAGTGGCGACCTTAATGGGGATTTAGTCGTAACGTTTCCATCGGAGTGTCCTAATCCTCAAGGAGGCTGTAGCATACTGCACGATGCGGAGCCACAGTACCAGCATCAACTCGTGAGCTGCATTGTATTGTCACTGCAGAGGCTGACGTCTGGAGATGCACTGCTATTGCCTGTGTCGTCTGCACTCACCCGTGTCTCGGCTGCACTTGTGTTCTGCTTGCACGCTTGTTTCCGCTATATGACATTCAGGTCCCCGCCTCCTTCCGGCTTGGTCGGAGCAGTCCTTGTGTGCGTCGGCTTTTGCCCTCAAGCCGCAAGCCAAATACTCCCAGTGCTGCTTGATGTCCAGAACTGTATTAGTGGGCTGCTAAAAGGAAACGATACAGGCCAAAGTCAGTCTAAGTGTGACACACAGGTGCTCCAATTTGTGCCAATGGATGAGATGCTCACTGGAGGATTGACTGACTTCTTGTGGACAATGAACTCTGAAATCATTCGTCACAGGCTGCATTTGCTCATGCAGGCATAG
- the nrn1lb gene encoding neuritin 1-like b, translating to MMKSWVGTTALLLPIAFCLGLVRVCNGAAISISCGSIYKSFAQCLLTLGDSLVETQKDQDTQDIDAICRSWNDFHVCANTAMSGCPREAAAVWESLRQESRKAQFSGNLYDMCASLTTLVPSTVPAPLTPPTSDQTNQETLKGRTYQQSPALTTMIFPICSTLLVLLRI from the exons ATGATGAAGTCCTGGGTCGGCACCACAGCGCTATTGCTGCCAATCGCCTTCTGTCTTG GGTTGGTGCGGGTCTGTAATGGAGCGGCTATTTCTATTTCATGTGGTTCCATCTACAAGAGTTTTGCACAGTGTTTGCTGACACTCGGGGACAGTTTGGTGGAAACACAAAAAGATCAGGATACGCAGGACATTGATGCAATCTGCAG GTCCTGGAATGACTTCCATGTTTGTGCCAACACGGCCATGTCTGGCTGCCCCCGAGAAGCAGCAGCAGTATGGGAGTCTCTAAGACAAGAATCCAGGAAGGCCCAGTTCTCTGGAAACCTCTATGACATGTGCGCCAGCCTCACCACCCTGGTACCCAGCACCGTGCCTGCACCCCTGACCCCTCCCACCTCAGATCAGACCAATCAGGAAACACTGAAGGGACGAACGTACCAGCAGAGCCCCGCCCTCACCACGATGATCTTTCCAATATGTAGCACTCTATTAGTGCTGCTCAGGATCTAG
- the slc38a8b gene encoding putative sodium-coupled neutral amino acid transporter 8, whose translation MEELARESISLLARSASHSDPPQLGSFGAVFIMLKSALGAGLLNFPWAFQKAGGVTTAVSVELVSLVFLISGLVILGYSSSVSRQKTYQDVVREVCGRAVGQLCEVCFCFNLFMICVAFLVVVQDQLEKLCISLFETVTGSGEEEMPYHWYTDQRFALFVLCLVIILPLSIPKEIGIQKYTSVLGTLAATYLCVAVIVKYYLMENHTAIVTPEHSQGIGSWASMFSVVPTICFGFQCHEACIAIYSSMENQKIMHWVVISVISMLFCLLIYTLTGVYGFMTFGRVVASDILMSYPGNDVVMIISRLLFGISIITIYPIILLLGRSVILNLIVRVQRRRRGIVTNSFESRCRVLLTVIWITITLLIAMFVPDMGEVISVIGGISAFFIFIFPGLCLVFIMQNEPVSPRVRIVLTIWGIVTIVVGAFIFGQSTTIAVMELLRKF comes from the exons ATGGAGGAACTGGCAAGGGAGAGCATCAGCCTCCTGGCTCGATCCGCATCTCATTCTGATCCCCCACAACTCGGATCCTTTGGTGCCGTGTTCATCATGCTGAAGTCTGCACTCGGAGCTGGACTACTGAACTTCCCTTGGGCCTTCCAGAAGGCGGGGGGAGTGACTACTGCTGTTAGTGTGGAGCTG GTATCTCTGGTGTTCCTCATCAGTGGACTGGTCATCCTCGGCTATTCCTCGTCCGTCAGCAGACAAAAGACCTACCAGGATGTGGTGAGAGAAGTGTGTGGACGTGCGGTCGGGCAACTGTGTGAGGTCTGTTTCTGCTTCAACCTCTTCATGATATGCGTCGCCTTCCTGGTGGTGGTGCAGGACCAGCTAGAGAAAT tgtgtatttcTCTGTTTGAGACGGTGACCGGGTCAGGTGAAGAGGAGATGCCCTATCACTGGTACACTGATCAGCGCTTTGCCCTCTTTGTCCTGTGTCTTGTCATCATCCTACCACTTTCCATCCCAAAGGAAATTGGCATCCAAAAATACACAAG TGTGCTGGGGACACTGGCTGCAACCTACCTGTGTGTGGCAGTGATCGTCAAATACTACCTGATGGAGAACCACACTGCCATTGTAACACCAGAGCACAGTCAAGG TATAGGATCGTGGGCGTCCATGTTCAGTGTTGTGCCGACCATCTGCTTTGGTTTCCAG TGTCATGAAGCCTGTATAGCCATCTACAGTAGCATGGAGAACCAGAAGATCATGCACTGGGTGGTCATTTCTGTCATCTCCATGCTTTTCTGTCTGCTCATCTACACTCTGACTG GAGTGTATGGCTTCATGACATTTGGTCGAGTGGTTGCTTCCGATATCTTGATGTCATATCCAGGGAATGATGTCGTCATGATCATTTCTAGACTGCTTTTTGGAATATCAATCATTACCATCTATCCTATTATTCTTCTTTTAGGGAG GTCTGTCATCTTGAACCTGATTGTGCGGGTCCAAAGACGTCGACGTGGAATCGTCACAAACTCCTTTGAGAGTCGCTGCAGGGTGCTTCTCACTGTGATCTGGATCACTATAACTCTTCTAATCGCCATGTTTGTCCCCGACATGGGTGAAGTCATCAGCGTCATTGGAGGAATCAGTgccttcttcatcttcatctttccTG GTCTTTGCTTGgtgttcatcatgcaaaatgaaCCTGTGAGTCCAAGAGTCAG GATTGTTTTAACCATCTGGGGAATCGTAACGATTGTTGTCGGAGCCTTCATCTTTGGACAAAGTACGACGATTGCTGTCATGGAGCTTCTACGCAAATTCTGA